One region of Cinclus cinclus chromosome 1, bCinCin1.1, whole genome shotgun sequence genomic DNA includes:
- the LOC134049445 gene encoding cytochrome P450 7A1: protein MFLASWIWGMAVILCCLSWFLLGRRRRRQGEPPLENGFLPYLGCALQFGANPLEFLKEKKKKHGHIFTCHVAGKYIHFLTDPFSYHALMRQGKYLDWKKFHFATSAKAFGHGSIDPAEGNTTENFHQTFIRTLQGNALDALIEAMMENLQYVMLQSRAPKLQSDTWVTEGLYTFCCQVMFESGFLTLFGKAFNSNNDKNLSLKQETERAHILNALENFKEFDKIFPALVAGLPIHLFKSAHSAREKLGEALLHKNLLKRDNLSELVTLRMFLNDTLSTFDDMEKAKTHVAVLWASQANTIPATFWTLFYLLKSPEAMITATKEVQNVLESAEERISLDGKHISLNRKQLDNMPILDSIIKEAMRLSSASMTFRVAKEDFTLHLENDFYNIRKDDIVALYPQLLHFDPEIYADPLTFKYDRFLNEKGEEKTDFYRNGRKLKHYYMPFGTGMAKCPGRLFAVHEIKQFLALILSYFEIELVDSNVKCPSLDQSRAGLGILQPSNDVDFRYRLKCL, encoded by the exons ATGTTCCTAGCATCCTGGATCTGGGGAATGGCAGTGATACTTTGTTGTTTGTCTTGGTTTCTTctagggaggaggagaag GAGGCAAGGTGAGCCACCACTTGAAAATGGGTTCCTTCCATACCTGGGCTGTGCCTTGCAGTTTGGTGCCAATCCCCTTGAATTCctcaaagaaaagaagaagaagcatGGCCACATCTTCACTTGCCATGTAGCGGGGAAATACATTCATTTCCTCACTGACCCTTTTTCATACCATGCATTGATGCGCCAGGGAAAATACTTGGACTGGAAAAAGTTCCATTTTGCTACTTCTGCCAAG GCTTTTGGGCATGGTAGCATTGACCCAGCAGAGGGAAACACCACTGAAAATTTTCATCAGACCTTCATTAGGACCCTTCAAGGCAATGCCCTAGATGCCCTCATCGAAGCAATGATGGAAAACCTACAGTATGTCATGCTGCAGTCAAGAGCACCTAAGCTTCAGTCTGATACCTGGGTGACAGAAGGACTTTATACCTTCTGTTGCCAAGTGATGTTCGAGTCTGGCTTTTTAACACTTTTTGGTAAAGCATTTAATTCAAACAATGACAAAAACCTATCATTAAAGCAGGAAACTGAGAGAGCACATATCCTTAATGCCCTTGAAAACTTCAAGGAATTTGATAAGATTTTCCCAGCCCTCGTGGCAGGGCTGCCTATCCACCTCTTCAAGAGTGCCCACAGCGCACGTGAGAAGCTGGGAGAGGCACTCCTGCACAAGAACCTCTTGAAAAGGGACAACCTCTCTGAGCTTGTGACCCTCCGCATGTTCCTGAATGACACCCTGTCAACCTTCGATGACATGGAAAAAGCAAAGACCCATGTGGCAGTGCTCTGGGCCTCTCAAGCAAACACCATTCCTGCCACTTTTTGGACCCTGTTCTATCTTCTTAA GAGTCCAGAAGCAATGATAACTGCTACCAAAGAAGTACAAAATGTTTTGGAAAGCGCGGAAGAGCGTATCAGCTTAGATGGCAAACACATTTCTTTGAACCGAAAACAGCTGGATAATATGCCAATATTAG ACAGCATCATCAAGGAGGCCATGAGGCTCTCGAGTGCATCCATGACTTTCCGAGTGGCCAAGGAGGATTTCACTTTGCACTTAGAGAACGACTTTTACAACATTCGCAAAGATGATATTGTAGCTCTTTatcctcagctgctgcattttgaTCCAGAAATCTATGCTGATCCCTTG ACATTTAAATACGATCGCTTTCTGAACgagaagggagaggagaagACCGACTTCTACCGCAACGGTCGGAAGCTGAAACATTACTACATGCCTTTTGGGACAGGCATGGCAAAGTGCCCAGGCAGGTTATTTGCTGTCCATGAGATCAAACAATTTTTGGCTCTGATTTTGTCATATTTTGAGATAGAGCTTGTGGACAGTAATGTGAAATGTCCCTCTCTAGATCAATCCCGTGCAGGACTGGGTATTTTGCAGCCATCCAATGATGTTGATTTCAGGTACAGGCTGAAATGCTTATGA